A stretch of the Aphis gossypii isolate Hap1 chromosome 2, ASM2018417v2, whole genome shotgun sequence genome encodes the following:
- the LOC114131949 gene encoding mitochondrial intermembrane space import and assembly protein 40: MSQIIKDGKDTIIFATKEDHQSPSKVILSPPEPSPGLIFPDGSINWNCPCLGGMATGPCGVEFRESFTCFHYSQEEPKGMECREKFTAMWACMDQYPEVYSEGLKDDEEFLNAEEKAGETVKNEKTNS; the protein is encoded by the coding sequence ATGtcacaaataattaaagatgGTAAAGACACAATTATATTTGCCACAAAAGAAGATCATCAGTCACCTAGTAAAGTCATATTATCACCTCCAGAACCTTCACCTGGTCTTATTTTTCCTGATGGCTCCATAAACTGGAATTGTCCATGTTTAGGAGGAATGGCAACTGGACCTTGTGGGGTTGAATTTAGAGAATCATTTACGTGTTTTCATTATAGTCAAGAAGAACCTAAAGGTATGGAATGTAGGGAAAAGTTCACAGCTATGTGGGCATGCATGGACCAATATCCAGAAGTATATTCAGAAGGTTTAAAAGATGatgaagaatttttaaatgcagAAGAAAAAGCTGGTGAAActgtgaaaaatgaaaaaacgaATTCATAA
- the LOC114131948 gene encoding sideroflexin-2-like isoform X2: METVKTVSCPWNLDTYFGRWMYYSWITNPKLNFVTSSMIEEAKLIRFSYLNGSISNDMTDTRLLYEHQIYENAIHPHTNEVQNIFGRLSFMPIGKAFLVAVLLTQLTYGISVLAATVTSTLAAFHIERFLLSKICHPILYRFVPLITFAGGSFINVPIMRHQEIIEGVRIYDCNKEKVGYSKFAGLKGIGETIVTRIVMLAPGVVLIHYLENVLDNKSCWFRKNKWAHFPFKSIGFGIILIGMLPTACAIFPQFSSIQLCTLKRFDKEAYNQVTEKSTEHTDTLYFNKGL, encoded by the exons ATGGAAACAGTAAAAACAGTATCATGTCCGTGGAACTTAGATACCTATTTTGGGCGATGGATGTATTATTCTTGGATTACAAATCCAAAATTGAATTTCGTCACTTCTTCTATGATTGAAGAAGCCAAATTAATACGCTTCTCTTATTT aaatggGTCAATTTCAAATGATATGACTGATACAAGACTGTTATACGAACATCAAATCTACGAAAATGCAATTCACCCACACACGAATGaagtacaaaacatttttggacGATTGTCATTTATGCCAATCGGAAAAGCGTTCTTAGTTGCTGTTTTACTAACTCAACTAAC ATACGGAATATCTGTCTTGGCTGCCACAGTAACATCGACTCTTGCTGCATTTCACATTGAAAGATTTCTCCTTAGCAAGATATGTCATCCAAtactttat cgGTTCGTTCCACTGATAACATTTGCGGGTGGCAGTTTTATAAATGTCCCAATAATGAGACATCAAGAAATCATAGAGGGTGTGAGAATATACGACTGCAATAAAGAAAAAGTTGGGTATTCAAAA TTTGCTGGATTAAAAGGTATAGGAGAAACCATAGTTACTAGAATTGTAATGCTCGCTCCAGGTGTAG ttttaattcattaCTTAGAAAACGTTTTGGATAATAAAAGCTGCtggtttagaaaaaataaatgggcACATTTTCCTTTTAAATCAATTGGATTTGGAATTAT ACTCATTGGTATGCTGCCAACGGCATGTGCTATATTTCCACAATTTAG TTCTATTCAATTGTGTACATTAAAGCGATTTGATAAAGAAGCTTACAATCAAGTTACAGAAAAATCTACTGAACATACAGATACATTATACTTCAATAAAGGACTTTAG
- the LOC114131948 gene encoding sideroflexin-2-like isoform X3 yields the protein METVKTVSCPWNLDTYFGRWMYYSWITNPKLNFVTSSMIEEAKLIRFSYLNGSISNDMTDTRLLYEHQIYENAIHPHTNEVQNIFGRLSFMPIGKAFLVAVLLTQLTKNSSSYVWHGLNQSYDSLVNFTNRNGDTKFIPTTQFRYGISVLAATVTSTLAAFHIERFLLSKICHPILYRFVPLITFAGGSFINVPIMRHQEIIEGVRIYDCNKEKVGYSKFAGLKGIGETIVTRIVMLAPGVVLIHYLENVLDNKSCWFRKNKWAHFPFKSIGFGIIIISLSDIREKK from the exons ATGGAAACAGTAAAAACAGTATCATGTCCGTGGAACTTAGATACCTATTTTGGGCGATGGATGTATTATTCTTGGATTACAAATCCAAAATTGAATTTCGTCACTTCTTCTATGATTGAAGAAGCCAAATTAATACGCTTCTCTTATTT aaatggGTCAATTTCAAATGATATGACTGATACAAGACTGTTATACGAACATCAAATCTACGAAAATGCAATTCACCCACACACGAATGaagtacaaaacatttttggacGATTGTCATTTATGCCAATCGGAAAAGCGTTCTTAGTTGCTGTTTTACTAACTCAACTAAC aaagaATTCTTCCAGCTATGTTTGGCATGGTCTTAATCAATCATATGATTCATTAGTAAATTTTACCAACCGTAACGGAGATACCAAATTCATTCCAACTACTCAATTTAGATACGGAATATCTGTCTTGGCTGCCACAGTAACATCGACTCTTGCTGCATTTCACATTGAAAGATTTCTCCTTAGCAAGATATGTCATCCAAtactttat cgGTTCGTTCCACTGATAACATTTGCGGGTGGCAGTTTTATAAATGTCCCAATAATGAGACATCAAGAAATCATAGAGGGTGTGAGAATATACGACTGCAATAAAGAAAAAGTTGGGTATTCAAAA TTTGCTGGATTAAAAGGTATAGGAGAAACCATAGTTACTAGAATTGTAATGCTCGCTCCAGGTGTAG ttttaattcattaCTTAGAAAACGTTTTGGATAATAAAAGCTGCtggtttagaaaaaataaatgggcACATTTTCCTTTTAAATCAATTGGATTTGGAATTAT AATAATAAGTCTTAGTGatataagagaaaaaaaatag
- the LOC114131948 gene encoding sideroflexin-2-like isoform X1, with product METVKTVSCPWNLDTYFGRWMYYSWITNPKLNFVTSSMIEEAKLIRFSYLNGSISNDMTDTRLLYEHQIYENAIHPHTNEVQNIFGRLSFMPIGKAFLVAVLLTQLTKNSSSYVWHGLNQSYDSLVNFTNRNGDTKFIPTTQFRYGISVLAATVTSTLAAFHIERFLLSKICHPILYRFVPLITFAGGSFINVPIMRHQEIIEGVRIYDCNKEKVGYSKFAGLKGIGETIVTRIVMLAPGVVLIHYLENVLDNKSCWFRKNKWAHFPFKSIGFGIILIGMLPTACAIFPQFSSIQLCTLKRFDKEAYNQVTEKSTEHTDTLYFNKGL from the exons ATGGAAACAGTAAAAACAGTATCATGTCCGTGGAACTTAGATACCTATTTTGGGCGATGGATGTATTATTCTTGGATTACAAATCCAAAATTGAATTTCGTCACTTCTTCTATGATTGAAGAAGCCAAATTAATACGCTTCTCTTATTT aaatggGTCAATTTCAAATGATATGACTGATACAAGACTGTTATACGAACATCAAATCTACGAAAATGCAATTCACCCACACACGAATGaagtacaaaacatttttggacGATTGTCATTTATGCCAATCGGAAAAGCGTTCTTAGTTGCTGTTTTACTAACTCAACTAAC aaagaATTCTTCCAGCTATGTTTGGCATGGTCTTAATCAATCATATGATTCATTAGTAAATTTTACCAACCGTAACGGAGATACCAAATTCATTCCAACTACTCAATTTAGATACGGAATATCTGTCTTGGCTGCCACAGTAACATCGACTCTTGCTGCATTTCACATTGAAAGATTTCTCCTTAGCAAGATATGTCATCCAAtactttat cgGTTCGTTCCACTGATAACATTTGCGGGTGGCAGTTTTATAAATGTCCCAATAATGAGACATCAAGAAATCATAGAGGGTGTGAGAATATACGACTGCAATAAAGAAAAAGTTGGGTATTCAAAA TTTGCTGGATTAAAAGGTATAGGAGAAACCATAGTTACTAGAATTGTAATGCTCGCTCCAGGTGTAG ttttaattcattaCTTAGAAAACGTTTTGGATAATAAAAGCTGCtggtttagaaaaaataaatgggcACATTTTCCTTTTAAATCAATTGGATTTGGAATTAT ACTCATTGGTATGCTGCCAACGGCATGTGCTATATTTCCACAATTTAG TTCTATTCAATTGTGTACATTAAAGCGATTTGATAAAGAAGCTTACAATCAAGTTACAGAAAAATCTACTGAACATACAGATACATTATACTTCAATAAAGGACTTTAG
- the LOC114131948 gene encoding sideroflexin-2-like isoform X4, with protein MTDTRLLYEHQIYENAIHPHTNEVQNIFGRLSFMPIGKAFLVAVLLTQLTKNSSSYVWHGLNQSYDSLVNFTNRNGDTKFIPTTQFRYGISVLAATVTSTLAAFHIERFLLSKICHPILYRFVPLITFAGGSFINVPIMRHQEIIEGVRIYDCNKEKVGYSKFAGLKGIGETIVTRIVMLAPGVVLIHYLENVLDNKSCWFRKNKWAHFPFKSIGFGIILIGMLPTACAIFPQFSSIQLCTLKRFDKEAYNQVTEKSTEHTDTLYFNKGL; from the exons ATGACTGATACAAGACTGTTATACGAACATCAAATCTACGAAAATGCAATTCACCCACACACGAATGaagtacaaaacatttttggacGATTGTCATTTATGCCAATCGGAAAAGCGTTCTTAGTTGCTGTTTTACTAACTCAACTAAC aaagaATTCTTCCAGCTATGTTTGGCATGGTCTTAATCAATCATATGATTCATTAGTAAATTTTACCAACCGTAACGGAGATACCAAATTCATTCCAACTACTCAATTTAGATACGGAATATCTGTCTTGGCTGCCACAGTAACATCGACTCTTGCTGCATTTCACATTGAAAGATTTCTCCTTAGCAAGATATGTCATCCAAtactttat cgGTTCGTTCCACTGATAACATTTGCGGGTGGCAGTTTTATAAATGTCCCAATAATGAGACATCAAGAAATCATAGAGGGTGTGAGAATATACGACTGCAATAAAGAAAAAGTTGGGTATTCAAAA TTTGCTGGATTAAAAGGTATAGGAGAAACCATAGTTACTAGAATTGTAATGCTCGCTCCAGGTGTAG ttttaattcattaCTTAGAAAACGTTTTGGATAATAAAAGCTGCtggtttagaaaaaataaatgggcACATTTTCCTTTTAAATCAATTGGATTTGGAATTAT ACTCATTGGTATGCTGCCAACGGCATGTGCTATATTTCCACAATTTAG TTCTATTCAATTGTGTACATTAAAGCGATTTGATAAAGAAGCTTACAATCAAGTTACAGAAAAATCTACTGAACATACAGATACATTATACTTCAATAAAGGACTTTAG